The following coding sequences lie in one Enterococcus sp. 9E7_DIV0242 genomic window:
- a CDS encoding CPBP family intramembrane glutamic endopeptidase yields METKNLLKQTDLLKQVVGLVLLGIGFWAMDPLSGFIPNLGFFSLAIAGSLAFIIGLDKTSFVRLFQKPTHFWKNFGKYLALAVAYGVVAGGAVQLLIHGTKANPQSDNPWIFLILPIALIGEELFSIYILELADKYTSTTVASLISCVIFGLIHTATYYHDSLLITVIQVLILQGGARWFFNQSYLKSERSIWTSYAVHVALDCLMFAIPLLFHG; encoded by the coding sequence ATGGAAACGAAAAATCTACTGAAACAAACGGATTTACTGAAACAAGTTGTTGGTCTTGTCTTGTTGGGGATAGGCTTTTGGGCAATGGACCCTTTATCTGGATTTATTCCTAATCTGGGTTTCTTTTCGCTGGCGATTGCTGGTTCATTGGCGTTCATTATTGGGCTAGATAAGACATCTTTCGTTCGGCTGTTTCAAAAGCCGACCCATTTCTGGAAAAACTTTGGAAAGTACCTGGCTCTTGCCGTTGCTTATGGAGTTGTTGCCGGAGGTGCTGTTCAGTTGTTGATTCATGGGACAAAGGCTAACCCGCAGAGTGACAATCCGTGGATCTTTTTGATCCTGCCGATCGCATTGATTGGTGAAGAGCTGTTTTCTATTTACATCCTGGAACTTGCTGATAAATACACAAGCACAACCGTTGCAAGTCTGATTTCCTGTGTGATTTTTGGGTTGATCCATACGGCGACCTATTACCATGATTCACTGTTGATTACGGTAATACAGGTGTTGATTCTGCAAGGAGGCGCACGTTGGTTTTTCAATCAGTCGTACCTTAAATCGGAACGTTCGATCTGGACAAGCTATGCGGTCCATGTTGCGCTGGATTGTCTGATGTTTGCCATTCCGCTATTATTTCATGGATAG
- the rbsK gene encoding ribokinase: protein MKKIAVIGSLSVDFVVETDQKPADGETVFGNSFQTSFGGKGANQAVAAKRLGAAVQMFGCVGNDTFGQEIIANLAEEGIDVTHVERVTHCASGSAHITLFQGDNSIIVVPSANNCFTPDQLNTPLYTQLLESDLVMLQHEIPQETNEAIITFCFEHGIPTILNPAPARSLSKDVIDKVSYLTPNEHEFKVLFPDKELSDVLAEYPNKLIITMGATGALVNNGQKEVLVPAFKTTPVDTTGAGDTFNGALAAGILNGLSLEASITYANLAASMSVKKLGAQGGMPKLEQMKASEFFEKAWHVE, encoded by the coding sequence ATGAAAAAAATTGCTGTGATCGGCAGTCTATCTGTGGATTTTGTTGTAGAGACAGATCAAAAGCCGGCAGACGGTGAAACTGTATTTGGCAATAGCTTCCAAACCTCGTTTGGGGGGAAAGGGGCCAATCAAGCAGTTGCGGCAAAACGTTTAGGCGCAGCTGTTCAGATGTTCGGCTGTGTCGGCAACGATACATTTGGACAAGAAATCATCGCCAATCTTGCAGAGGAAGGGATTGATGTAACGCATGTGGAACGGGTTACACATTGTGCTTCTGGTTCTGCACATATCACACTTTTCCAAGGTGACAACAGCATTATTGTTGTGCCAAGTGCGAATAACTGTTTCACACCGGATCAATTAAACACACCTCTCTATACCCAGCTACTTGAGAGTGATTTGGTTATGCTGCAGCATGAAATTCCACAGGAGACAAATGAGGCAATCATTACCTTCTGTTTTGAGCATGGCATCCCAACGATCCTAAACCCTGCCCCGGCACGATCACTGAGTAAAGACGTGATCGATAAGGTCTCTTACTTAACGCCGAATGAACACGAATTTAAAGTACTATTTCCGGATAAGGAACTATCTGATGTACTTGCCGAGTACCCAAATAAACTGATTATCACAATGGGTGCAACAGGCGCTTTAGTCAACAACGGACAAAAGGAGGTATTAGTTCCAGCCTTCAAGACAACACCGGTTGATACGACTGGTGCCGGGGATACATTCAATGGTGCTTTAGCCGCCGGAATACTCAATGGACTTTCCCTGGAAGCTAGTATCACTTATGCAAATCTGGCCGCTTCTATGTCGGTAAAAAAATTGGGTGCTCAAGGTGGTATGCCTAAACTAGAGCAAATGAAAGCGAGTGAATTTTTTGAAAAAGCGTGGCATGTTGAATAG
- a CDS encoding ankyrin repeat domain-containing protein, which translates to MKSRKGLLGLFSIFSVGTILLLGACQSQKVKPDASQVSTTRTSDSFSTTTTTTEPSSTTQTSEEKEVTQPVKNFEQGTLLAAAEQRNTDQIKEILQDPDYVIDEVDGENNTPLNIAVHNNDVEMTKALIDRGADINKQNNISDSPYLYAGAQGRTEILAYMLAHAEPNLSVHNRFGGNALIPAAEKGHIENVKLLLADGREDIDFQNNYGYTALIEAVGLREGTALYQEIVRVLMENGANQHITDNSGRTAMDYAEQNGYTEIRTILSEYN; encoded by the coding sequence ATGAAGTCACGCAAAGGACTATTAGGACTATTCAGTATTTTTAGTGTGGGTACGATATTGTTGCTCGGTGCTTGCCAGAGTCAGAAAGTAAAGCCTGATGCTAGTCAAGTCTCTACAACAAGGACCTCTGACTCGTTCAGCACGACAACTACCACGACAGAACCAAGTTCAACCACCCAAACATCAGAGGAGAAGGAAGTGACGCAACCAGTGAAAAACTTTGAACAAGGCACACTATTGGCTGCTGCAGAGCAACGGAATACCGACCAAATCAAAGAAATTCTTCAAGATCCGGATTATGTGATTGATGAAGTGGACGGGGAAAACAATACTCCGTTGAACATCGCTGTTCATAATAACGATGTGGAGATGACAAAGGCATTGATTGATCGTGGCGCAGATATCAATAAGCAAAACAATATCAGTGACAGTCCCTATCTATATGCAGGTGCCCAAGGTCGAACAGAAATTCTGGCGTACATGTTGGCACATGCAGAACCAAATCTATCTGTTCACAATCGTTTCGGAGGAAATGCGTTAATACCAGCTGCTGAAAAAGGACATATCGAGAATGTTAAGCTATTATTGGCAGATGGTCGTGAGGATATCGATTTTCAAAATAATTATGGCTATACAGCGTTGATCGAAGCTGTTGGCTTACGTGAAGGCACGGCATTGTATCAAGAAATCGTCCGAGTGTTGATGGAGAATGGTGCTAATCAGCATATCACAGATAACTCCGGACGAACTGCGATGGATTATGCTGAACAAAATGGTTATACGGAAATCCGTACGATTTTGTCGGAGTATAACTAA
- the truA gene encoding tRNA pseudouridine(38-40) synthase TruA, which yields MRNIKLTIEYDGGRYLGWQRLGNSDKTIQGKIENLLTQMTGEKIEIIGSGRTDAGTHARGQIANFKTNAELDIAEMISTLNHQLPRDIVIKDIEEVPERFHARYNATGKAYSYYVWNDVIPSAFERNYSFHYPQELDFDVMNQACEKLLGKHDFIGFSALKKTKKSTIRTIEKLSIEREGNLLHFTFVGDGFLHKMVRIIMGTLLEIGSGASKLDVIDEVLENKVRQEAGETVPAQGLFLDEVYYR from the coding sequence ATGCGAAATATTAAATTAACAATCGAATATGATGGTGGAAGATACCTTGGATGGCAAAGGCTTGGCAACTCAGATAAGACGATTCAAGGAAAAATAGAGAACCTTCTAACACAGATGACAGGGGAAAAAATTGAGATCATCGGGTCGGGGAGAACCGACGCCGGCACACACGCACGAGGGCAGATTGCCAATTTCAAGACGAATGCGGAACTTGATATAGCAGAGATGATCAGCACACTCAATCATCAGCTGCCGCGAGATATTGTCATCAAAGATATCGAAGAGGTACCAGAACGATTCCATGCCCGATATAATGCGACTGGAAAAGCGTACAGCTATTATGTTTGGAATGATGTAATTCCATCGGCTTTTGAACGCAATTACAGCTTTCACTACCCACAAGAGCTTGATTTTGATGTGATGAATCAGGCCTGTGAGAAATTACTTGGAAAGCATGATTTTATTGGGTTTTCTGCACTGAAAAAGACAAAGAAATCAACGATTCGTACGATTGAAAAGCTTTCGATCGAAAGAGAGGGCAATCTGCTTCATTTTACATTTGTCGGCGATGGCTTTCTGCATAAGATGGTTCGAATCATCATGGGCACACTTTTGGAAATCGGGTCCGGTGCATCGAAGCTAGACGTGATCGATGAGGTACTTGAAAACAAGGTCAGACAAGAGGCGGGAGAAACAGTGCCGGCACAAGGGCTGTTTTTGGATGAAGTGTATTATCGTTGA
- a CDS encoding LacI family DNA-binding transcriptional regulator, producing MATIRDVAKLAGVSVATVSRAMNESGYVSKDAREKIEQAIAELDFSPNEVARSLYQKKSKLVGLLLPDISNPFFPLIAKGVEDNMNQKGYQVILGNVQEDAVKGTDYLRVFSQNNVSGVLSAVASDSKGLFNKPLVVLDRVDSEAEYAVFSDDLLGGELAAEAIIKGKPTNIVVVAGPENVTRSRDRLLSVEYTLKKANYTYDILQASSFQFQSAEETAEELFIKFPEVDSVIAPSDTHAIAILQAANRRGLKIPEEFQIVGYDDIPISNLVFPRLSTIHQPAYQIGWDGAELLFNLMNEQPVSKNKIKLPVFLQERDTLRK from the coding sequence ATGGCTACAATTCGTGATGTTGCAAAATTAGCAGGTGTTTCTGTTGCTACGGTATCCAGAGCAATGAATGAAAGTGGATATGTCAGTAAAGACGCACGAGAAAAAATTGAACAAGCAATTGCCGAGCTGGATTTCTCACCAAATGAAGTCGCTCGTTCTCTTTATCAAAAAAAATCAAAATTGGTTGGATTGCTTTTACCCGATATATCCAACCCCTTCTTCCCTTTGATTGCAAAGGGTGTTGAGGACAATATGAATCAAAAGGGCTATCAGGTGATTTTGGGCAATGTACAGGAGGATGCCGTAAAAGGGACAGATTATTTGCGTGTGTTCAGTCAAAACAATGTCTCCGGTGTTTTATCTGCTGTTGCCAGTGATTCAAAAGGCCTCTTCAATAAACCACTTGTCGTATTGGACCGAGTAGACAGCGAAGCCGAATATGCTGTTTTTTCAGATGATCTATTGGGTGGGGAGCTGGCAGCTGAAGCCATCATCAAAGGAAAACCGACAAACATCGTTGTTGTTGCGGGACCAGAGAATGTCACGCGTTCGCGTGATCGTTTACTAAGTGTCGAGTACACCTTAAAAAAAGCGAATTATACCTATGATATTTTACAAGCCAGTTCTTTTCAATTTCAATCGGCAGAAGAAACCGCGGAGGAATTGTTTATAAAATTTCCTGAGGTTGATAGTGTCATTGCGCCCAGCGATACCCATGCAATCGCCATTTTACAGGCAGCGAATCGCAGAGGGCTAAAGATACCAGAGGAATTTCAAATCGTCGGCTACGATGATATCCCTATCAGTAATCTGGTTTTCCCAAGACTATCAACCATTCATCAACCGGCTTATCAAATTGGCTGGGATGGTGCTGAACTCCTATTCAATCTAATGAATGAGCAACCAGTGTCAAAAAATAAAATCAAGCTTCCTGTTTTTCTTCAGGAAAGAGATACCTTAAGAAAGTAG